From Heliomicrobium gestii, one genomic window encodes:
- the radC gene encoding RadC family protein encodes MSETYHLTIKDLPEDLRPRERLLSAGPQALTNAELLAILLRTGTTRETAIDMAHRILRQGGLRFLAEATADELSALKGLGAAKAAQVKAAVELGRRIASTAPESRPAIRSPEDASRLVMEDMRFLDREVFRAIALNTKNQVLSIEDISVGSLSSSIVHPRELFKVLIRKSAAAVVLVHNHPSGDPTPSREDREITRRIVEAGRILGIEILDHVIIGDNRYSSLKELGYV; translated from the coding sequence GTGAGTGAAACCTATCATTTAACCATTAAAGACCTGCCCGAGGATTTGCGCCCCCGTGAACGCCTCCTATCGGCAGGACCGCAGGCATTGACCAACGCCGAGCTGTTGGCGATCCTGTTGCGGACGGGAACGACCCGGGAAACGGCCATTGACATGGCCCATCGCATCCTCCGGCAGGGAGGGCTGCGTTTTTTGGCAGAAGCGACCGCCGACGAACTGAGCGCCCTCAAAGGGCTGGGCGCCGCCAAGGCGGCGCAGGTCAAAGCAGCCGTAGAGTTGGGCCGCCGCATCGCTTCGACGGCGCCTGAATCGCGTCCCGCCATCCGTTCGCCAGAGGATGCCAGTCGACTCGTGATGGAGGATATGCGCTTTTTGGATCGAGAAGTCTTCCGCGCCATCGCCTTGAACACGAAGAACCAGGTTCTCAGCATTGAGGATATCTCCGTGGGCAGCTTATCGTCGTCCATTGTCCATCCCCGGGAGTTGTTCAAAGTCCTGATTCGCAAAAGCGCCGCTGCGGTTGTGCTCGTACATAACCATCCCAGCGGAGACCCTACGCCTTCGCGGGAGGATCGCGAGATTACGCGTCGAATTGTTGAAGCAGGAAGAATTTTGGGGATTGAGATCCTCGACCACGTGATCATCGGTGATAACCGCTACAGCAGCCTCAAAGAACTTGGATACGTCTGA
- a CDS encoding rod shape-determining protein, whose product MFTKDLGIDLGTANTLVHMKGRGIILREPSVVAIQRDSSSVMAVGEEAKQMIGRTPGNITAIRPMKDGVIADFDITMSMLRYFIRKALGSSTGLFSRVRVVVCVPCGVTAVEERAVKEAALQAGAREAYLIEEPMAAAIGAGLPVHEPTGNMIVDIGGGTTEVAVISLGGIVTSKSIRIAGDEMDEAIAAYIKRQYNLAIGERTSEEIKIRLGSAYLDRAEELHEAIDVRGRDLVSGLPKTVTVTAEEIQKALSEPVAAIIDAIKVCLEKTPPELAADLMEHGIVMAGGGSLLRGLDRLVSLQTGMPVYLADEPLSAVALGTGRVLENIPALKRVLLPQKRLN is encoded by the coding sequence ATGTTTACAAAAGATCTGGGCATCGACCTCGGCACCGCCAACACGCTGGTGCACATGAAAGGCCGCGGGATCATCCTGCGGGAGCCTTCTGTCGTCGCGATTCAACGGGACAGCAGTTCCGTCATGGCTGTCGGCGAGGAGGCCAAGCAGATGATCGGCCGGACGCCCGGCAACATCACCGCCATCCGTCCCATGAAAGACGGCGTCATCGCTGACTTTGACATCACCATGTCCATGCTGCGCTACTTCATCCGCAAGGCCCTTGGCTCCAGCACAGGCCTCTTCTCCCGCGTCCGCGTCGTCGTCTGCGTCCCCTGCGGCGTCACCGCCGTTGAGGAGCGCGCCGTCAAGGAAGCGGCCCTGCAGGCCGGCGCCAGGGAGGCCTACCTCATCGAAGAACCCATGGCGGCGGCCATCGGCGCCGGACTGCCCGTTCATGAACCCACCGGCAATATGATCGTCGACATCGGCGGCGGCACCACAGAGGTGGCCGTCATCTCCCTCGGCGGCATCGTCACCTCCAAATCGATCCGCATCGCCGGCGATGAGATGGATGAAGCCATTGCCGCCTACATCAAGCGCCAGTACAACCTGGCCATCGGCGAACGGACATCAGAGGAGATCAAGATCCGTCTCGGATCGGCGTACCTCGATCGCGCCGAGGAATTGCATGAGGCCATCGACGTGCGGGGCCGCGACCTCGTCTCCGGCCTTCCGAAAACAGTCACTGTCACGGCCGAGGAGATCCAAAAAGCCCTCTCCGAGCCGGTGGCCGCCATCATCGACGCCATCAAGGTCTGTCTGGAAAAAACGCCGCCCGAACTGGCAGCCGACCTGATGGAACACGGCATCGTCATGGCGGGCGGTGGTTCCCTCCTGCGCGGACTCGACCGCCTCGTCAGCCTGCAGACCGGCATGCCTGTCTACCTAGCCGACGAGCCCCTCTCCGCCGTCGCCCTGGGCACCGGTCGCGTCCTCGAAAACATCCCTGCCCTCAAGCGTGTCTTACTCCCGCAAAAGCGGCTCAATTAG
- the mreC gene encoding rod shape-determining protein MreC: MARTRMRKTLLVVGFGTVIGLGLLRMTSNDRWDTTMLESSSHALLAPFQSGLAYVTGQGEAMGQAVINYRQVKEENEALRQENGELRRENGLLRQYQLENLRMKEMLAFKEEKGGNYQMVAARVIGRETSTWFRSLTLDRGSADGIAKDMVVINNDGLIGHVTSVSPHSCQVLLIIDREAPVPSMIQMTREPGIVEAKGDNSGLLQMLHLRRDAPVQQDQLIVSSGLGSLYPKGLRIGYVVAVEPEPNGLTKQATLRPAVDFQRLEEVFIVQKVLRQEGE, from the coding sequence TTGGCCCGAACAAGAATGAGAAAGACACTTCTTGTCGTCGGCTTTGGAACGGTCATCGGCCTGGGGCTTCTTCGTATGACGAGCAACGACCGGTGGGACACGACGATGTTGGAGAGTTCCAGCCATGCGCTGCTGGCGCCTTTCCAGTCAGGTCTTGCCTATGTAACCGGACAGGGGGAGGCCATGGGCCAGGCGGTGATCAACTACCGTCAGGTCAAGGAGGAGAACGAGGCCCTTCGCCAGGAAAATGGCGAATTGCGTCGTGAAAATGGGCTTCTTCGCCAGTACCAGTTGGAAAATCTCCGAATGAAAGAGATGCTGGCGTTTAAAGAGGAAAAAGGGGGGAACTACCAGATGGTCGCGGCCCGGGTGATCGGCCGTGAGACATCGACGTGGTTCCGTTCATTGACCCTCGACCGGGGATCGGCCGATGGGATCGCCAAAGATATGGTCGTCATCAACAATGACGGATTGATCGGTCATGTCACCTCCGTATCGCCCCATTCCTGTCAGGTTCTGTTGATCATTGACCGGGAAGCGCCGGTGCCATCGATGATTCAGATGACACGGGAGCCGGGGATCGTCGAGGCGAAGGGGGACAACTCGGGATTGTTGCAGATGTTGCACCTGCGGCGTGACGCGCCGGTGCAGCAAGACCAACTGATCGTCTCGTCCGGCCTGGGATCGCTGTACCCGAAAGGCCTGCGCATCGGCTATGTCGTCGCCGTCGAGCCCGAACCGAACGGTTTGACGAAACAGGCCACACTCCGGCCTGCTGTCGACTTTCAGAGGCTGGAAGAGGTTTTCATCGTCCAGAAGGTCCTGCGCCAGGAGGGAGAATAG
- the mreD gene encoding rod shape-determining protein MreD, which yields MRHLNLVLLLLASTTLQTTLMTNLAIAGVTPHLVLILVVFTAILNGGRFGSIFGVCAGLFLDMLTGRYIGLNALALAATAGLCGFIEGRLYKDNLLVPIGCVLAGTFAYHTLAFLLGSFAGLPFAVGGFFMTLLTQALYNTAAVPLLYGAFYRVARKGWLPKEEVGS from the coding sequence TTGCGCCATCTGAACCTGGTCCTGTTGCTGCTGGCGAGCACGACCTTGCAGACAACCCTGATGACCAACCTGGCCATTGCCGGCGTAACACCCCATCTGGTGTTGATCCTTGTCGTCTTTACGGCCATACTCAACGGCGGTCGTTTCGGCAGCATCTTCGGTGTCTGCGCCGGCCTGTTTTTGGACATGCTGACAGGACGCTACATCGGGTTGAACGCACTGGCCCTGGCGGCTACGGCCGGCCTCTGCGGCTTCATCGAGGGGCGGCTGTACAAAGACAACCTGCTCGTACCCATCGGTTGTGTACTCGCCGGCACCTTCGCCTACCATACCCTGGCCTTCTTGCTGGGGAGTTTCGCCGGCCTGCCCTTCGCCGTCGGCGGTTTTTTCATGACCCTCTTGACCCAGGCTCTTTATAACACAGCGGCAGTCCCCTTGCTCTACGGCGCCTTTTACCGGGTCGCTCGCAAGGGATGGCTGCCGAAGGAAGAGGTGGGTTCGTGA
- the mrdA gene encoding penicillin-binding protein 2, translated as MSLDLHNLVNEMGNEMTVDPPAAKRRKDLEKTLRFFAVAAVFVFLILISRLFYLQFVASTEYLTTSEENRIKMLPIPAMRGDIVDRNGATLATSVPVFNAYVTYLGIQNNDREAVVQKLVQILGANDPTITADYISEQFKKRRSRLYEPILIKSNLTDTEVAMLEERRAELPGVVVEKGPVRSYPSVDGSQIAGHLLGYVRQISPEELKQYGDENYRLDDMIGKTGLEKAYEKYLRGRDGYQQVEINQSNRPIRNLYTNSPTPGDRLVLTIDSRVQKAMEETMDRTLIQLQRENAKAKAGAAVLINVRTGAILGMVSRPALNPNDFVGAMNQEKADYYFRSDPPAGINRVIQASYPPGSTFKPITAMAALEAERLNPYEKITCTGAYWEKPNIKCWSVHGAVNLNEAVAGSCNVYFQEMGRRAGIDNISRIAREFGLGQETGILLPGEEEGLLPGRDWKRAWGSSYADNRYQARMREQEKKTREELANAQTEEEKGKIQKKDTSMRKTIERDYRNDLNYWPYWQPYETYNTSIGQGRNQYTVLQIANYIATLANGGTRFQPYMVDRIETPDKSVVQQFGPTILNQVSVSPEHMATVRRAMLAVTEPGGTASYLFHNFPVKVAAKTGTAETGRAGDNKDKDYHGVFVAFAPYDNPEVAYAGVVEYGYHGGASAGVVARAALESYFGVSPSSPDALVPFGRVEE; from the coding sequence GTGAGTCTCGATTTACACAACCTCGTCAATGAAATGGGCAACGAGATGACCGTCGATCCGCCTGCCGCAAAGCGTCGAAAAGACCTGGAAAAGACGTTGCGGTTCTTTGCCGTGGCGGCGGTCTTCGTCTTCCTGATCCTCATCAGCCGTCTCTTTTATCTCCAATTTGTCGCTTCAACGGAATACCTGACGACGTCCGAGGAAAACCGGATCAAGATGCTGCCGATCCCGGCCATGCGCGGCGATATCGTCGACCGCAATGGCGCGACGCTGGCCACGTCAGTTCCGGTCTTTAACGCCTATGTGACATATTTGGGCATTCAGAATAACGACCGCGAGGCTGTTGTGCAGAAGCTGGTCCAGATCCTGGGCGCCAATGACCCCACGATCACAGCGGACTACATCAGCGAACAGTTCAAAAAGCGCAGGTCTCGGCTCTACGAGCCCATCCTGATCAAGTCCAACCTGACCGACACCGAGGTGGCCATGCTTGAGGAACGCCGGGCCGAATTGCCGGGTGTTGTTGTCGAAAAAGGCCCTGTGCGCAGCTATCCTTCCGTAGATGGCAGCCAGATCGCCGGTCACCTGCTCGGATATGTCCGGCAGATCAGCCCTGAAGAGCTCAAGCAGTATGGCGATGAGAATTATCGCCTCGATGATATGATCGGGAAGACGGGTCTGGAAAAGGCCTATGAAAAATACCTCCGTGGACGGGACGGCTATCAGCAGGTGGAGATCAACCAGTCCAACCGCCCCATCCGCAACCTCTATACCAACAGCCCTACGCCGGGCGATCGTTTGGTCTTGACCATCGACTCCAGGGTGCAGAAGGCGATGGAAGAGACGATGGACCGGACCTTGATCCAGCTGCAGAGAGAGAACGCGAAGGCCAAAGCCGGCGCCGCCGTTCTGATCAATGTCCGCACCGGCGCTATCCTGGGGATGGTATCACGGCCGGCCCTCAACCCGAACGACTTCGTCGGGGCCATGAACCAGGAAAAAGCGGACTATTACTTCCGCTCCGATCCGCCGGCGGGAATCAACCGGGTGATCCAAGCCTCCTACCCGCCGGGATCCACGTTTAAACCGATCACCGCCATGGCTGCGTTGGAAGCAGAACGACTGAACCCCTATGAGAAGATCACCTGCACCGGCGCTTACTGGGAGAAACCCAATATCAAATGCTGGAGCGTGCATGGCGCTGTCAACCTAAACGAAGCGGTCGCCGGTTCCTGCAACGTCTATTTTCAAGAGATGGGTCGCCGGGCCGGCATCGACAACATCAGCCGCATCGCCCGCGAGTTTGGCCTCGGTCAGGAGACGGGCATCCTGCTGCCCGGTGAGGAGGAAGGTCTCCTGCCCGGTCGCGACTGGAAGCGCGCCTGGGGAAGTTCCTATGCGGACAACCGGTACCAGGCTCGCATGCGGGAACAGGAAAAGAAGACCCGTGAAGAATTGGCCAATGCCCAGACGGAAGAGGAAAAAGGCAAGATCCAGAAAAAAGACACATCCATGCGCAAGACGATCGAGCGCGACTATCGCAACGATCTGAACTACTGGCCCTATTGGCAGCCCTACGAGACCTACAACACCTCCATCGGTCAGGGTCGTAACCAGTATACTGTGTTGCAGATTGCCAACTACATTGCCACACTGGCCAATGGGGGCACCCGCTTCCAGCCCTACATGGTCGACCGGATTGAAACGCCGGACAAGTCGGTTGTCCAACAGTTCGGACCGACCATCCTCAACCAGGTCTCTGTATCGCCTGAGCACATGGCCACGGTCCGACGGGCCATGCTGGCTGTCACAGAGCCGGGGGGGACGGCGTCGTACCTGTTTCACAATTTCCCTGTCAAAGTCGCTGCCAAGACAGGCACAGCCGAAACGGGACGAGCCGGTGACAACAAGGATAAGGATTACCACGGTGTTTTCGTCGCCTTTGCGCCTTATGACAACCCGGAAGTGGCCTATGCCGGCGTTGTCGAGTACGGTTACCATGGCGGGGCTTCCGCCGGCGTCGTGGCGCGTGCTGCCCTGGAATCCTACTTCGGCGTCTCCCCATCGAGCCCGGATGCCTTGGTTCCCTTTGGGCGTGTCGAAGAGTAA
- the minC gene encoding septum site-determining protein MinC produces MRKADIVIKGSKDGLTFFLDSQCDFYELAAAIEEKLASADCFLVGAHVTIDVGTRQLQTDQIERLRTLFPSYGLILRGINSWADSAGQNDEEERVVLKGNRERIYQIANHLYESSERTDGAAKNRENWESAAPDFSPVEEAFEHTVAPAEPVDQYGGASTDSQTGILTQGGDERTLLIQRTLRSGQTVRYPGHVVILGDVNPGAEIVAGGNIIVMGVFRGVAHAGAMGSDEAVVTAYRLRPTQLRIANHITRPPDEEEEGPDHPEIARIRDGMVTIERYHYGNKAYGKDM; encoded by the coding sequence ATGCGAAAAGCAGACATCGTGATCAAAGGATCCAAAGACGGTCTTACCTTCTTTTTGGACTCCCAGTGCGATTTTTACGAACTGGCCGCTGCGATAGAAGAAAAACTGGCTTCCGCCGATTGTTTTCTTGTGGGCGCCCATGTCACCATCGATGTGGGGACACGGCAACTCCAAACGGACCAGATCGAACGGCTTCGAACCCTCTTCCCGTCCTATGGGCTCATCTTGCGGGGCATCAATTCCTGGGCCGACTCGGCCGGCCAAAACGACGAGGAGGAAAGGGTTGTGTTGAAAGGAAACCGGGAACGCATCTACCAGATCGCCAATCACCTCTATGAGTCGAGCGAACGGACCGATGGCGCCGCCAAAAACCGGGAGAACTGGGAGAGCGCCGCACCTGATTTTTCGCCCGTCGAAGAGGCTTTTGAACATACCGTTGCCCCAGCGGAACCGGTTGATCAATACGGCGGCGCCTCCACCGATTCGCAAACCGGCATCCTGACCCAGGGGGGCGATGAGCGGACGCTGCTCATCCAGCGAACCCTTCGTTCCGGTCAGACGGTGCGCTATCCCGGCCATGTGGTCATTCTGGGCGATGTCAACCCGGGCGCCGAAATCGTCGCCGGGGGCAACATCATCGTCATGGGAGTGTTCCGCGGTGTCGCCCACGCCGGCGCCATGGGCAGCGATGAGGCGGTCGTGACCGCCTACCGGCTTCGCCCGACCCAACTGCGAATTGCCAATCATATCACCCGTCCGCCTGATGAGGAGGAGGAAGGCCCTGACCATCCGGAAATCGCCCGCATACGGGATGGCATGGTGACGATTGAGCGCTACCATTATGGAAACAAAGCTTACGGCAAAGACATGTAA
- the minD gene encoding septum site-determining protein MinD — MGEVFVITSGKGGVGKTTTTANIGTGLAALGFKVVLVDTDIGLRNLDVVMGLENRIVYDIVDVTSGQVTYAKALIKDKRFPDGRLSLLPAAQTKDKTAVNQAQMKKLCEDLRQEFDFVLIDCPAGIEQGFKNAIAGAEKAVVVTTPEVSAIRDADRIIGLLEAAGLRNPRLIINRLRPTMVKQGDMMSIEDMVDILAIDVLGVVPEDDTIVISTNKGEPAVLDDNSRAGQAYRNITRRLTGAEVPLMNLEISEGFIDKVRKIFGMNR, encoded by the coding sequence ATGGGTGAAGTGTTTGTCATCACCTCAGGCAAAGGCGGCGTCGGCAAAACAACAACGACGGCCAATATCGGTACAGGACTGGCTGCACTCGGCTTCAAAGTCGTCCTGGTCGATACGGATATCGGGTTGCGCAACCTCGATGTCGTCATGGGGCTGGAAAATCGGATCGTCTACGATATCGTCGATGTGACCAGCGGCCAAGTCACCTACGCCAAGGCGCTGATCAAGGATAAGCGGTTCCCTGACGGTCGTCTTAGCCTGTTGCCGGCAGCCCAGACAAAGGACAAGACAGCCGTCAACCAGGCCCAGATGAAGAAGCTCTGCGAAGACCTGAGACAGGAGTTCGACTTCGTGTTGATCGACTGCCCCGCCGGAATCGAACAGGGGTTCAAGAACGCCATCGCCGGCGCTGAAAAGGCCGTTGTCGTCACGACACCTGAGGTCTCGGCGATCCGGGACGCCGACCGCATCATCGGTCTCCTGGAGGCGGCAGGACTGCGCAACCCCCGGCTGATCATCAACCGCCTGCGGCCGACGATGGTCAAACAGGGGGACATGATGTCTATCGAGGACATGGTCGACATCTTGGCCATCGATGTCCTCGGTGTCGTGCCTGAAGACGACACCATCGTCATCTCTACCAACAAAGGCGAACCGGCGGTGCTTGATGACAACTCCCGCGCCGGACAAGCCTACCGGAACATCACCCGTCGCTTGACCGGCGCCGAGGTGCCCCTGATGAACCTGGAGATCTCGGAAGGCTTCATTGATAAAGTTCGCAAAATCTTCGGCATGAACCGCTAA
- the minE gene encoding cell division topological specificity factor MinE, producing the protein MLDFLNRMFSRDSGNSKNIAKERLRLVLVHDRSSVSPEIMDALKEDLIKVISSYLEIDERALEVNLNNEEASVALVANIPVLGLKRRNV; encoded by the coding sequence GTGCTGGATTTTTTAAATCGCATGTTCAGCCGCGACAGCGGCAACAGCAAAAACATTGCAAAGGAGCGCCTGCGTCTCGTGCTGGTTCACGATCGCAGCAGCGTTTCGCCGGAAATCATGGACGCGCTCAAAGAGGACCTGATCAAGGTCATCTCCAGTTATCTGGAGATCGATGAGAGAGCCTTGGAAGTCAACTTAAACAATGAAGAGGCCTCTGTTGCCCTGGTGGCAAATATTCCCGTCCTCGGATTAAAGCGTCGCAATGTCTGA
- the rodA gene encoding rod shape-determining protein RodA gives MRWKLARNLDLTLVAVVLLLLTFSIIIMRSASSNVGADPMAFARKQTIWVFVGVGLVIVSMFFHYQAYSRYSWYLYGLNIVILVAVLIPGLGVNVNGAVRWINIGGFQFQPSEFAKLLMILTFADFLSKRQGRLDTLKDMLPCFAFVAVPMVPILKQPDLGTSLVFIAIMLGMMTAAGANKKILGLLVFSGIVVIVVAIYSHLNWGLPLPLKDYQIKRLIIFLDPDIDPLGDGYHIRQSLVAVGSGGLFGKGLFQGTQAQLNFLPEHHTDFIFSVVGEELGFIGAVGLLALFFVIILRGLRIALDARDGFGSLVVTGIVSMWLFHVLVNVGMTTGIMPVTGIPLPFVSYGGSAMLTNLVCLGLLLNVYWRRQSIMF, from the coding sequence TTGCGCTGGAAACTTGCGCGGAACCTGGATCTGACACTGGTTGCCGTTGTGCTTCTCCTGCTGACCTTCAGCATTATCATCATGCGCAGCGCTTCATCCAATGTGGGCGCCGACCCGATGGCCTTCGCCCGCAAGCAAACCATCTGGGTCTTTGTCGGAGTCGGCCTTGTGATCGTATCGATGTTTTTTCACTATCAAGCCTATTCCCGCTATTCCTGGTACCTCTATGGGCTTAACATTGTGATCCTTGTGGCCGTGTTGATCCCCGGTCTTGGTGTCAACGTCAACGGGGCCGTTCGCTGGATCAACATTGGCGGATTTCAGTTTCAGCCATCTGAATTCGCCAAGCTCCTCATGATCCTCACCTTTGCCGACTTCCTGTCCAAAAGACAGGGGCGTCTGGACACCTTGAAGGACATGCTTCCTTGTTTCGCCTTCGTGGCTGTGCCGATGGTGCCGATCCTGAAGCAGCCGGACCTAGGTACATCCCTCGTCTTCATCGCCATCATGCTGGGAATGATGACAGCGGCCGGAGCGAACAAGAAAATCCTGGGCCTCCTCGTGTTCTCCGGTATCGTGGTGATCGTTGTGGCCATCTATAGCCACCTGAACTGGGGACTTCCTTTGCCCTTGAAGGACTACCAGATCAAGCGATTGATCATCTTCCTCGATCCGGACATAGACCCCCTTGGTGACGGATACCACATCCGCCAATCGCTCGTCGCCGTCGGCTCGGGCGGACTCTTTGGCAAAGGGTTATTCCAAGGCACCCAGGCCCAATTGAATTTTCTGCCGGAACACCACACAGATTTTATCTTTTCCGTTGTCGGCGAGGAACTTGGCTTTATCGGCGCCGTTGGCCTGTTGGCGCTCTTCTTCGTCATCATCCTGCGCGGCCTTCGCATCGCCCTTGATGCTCGAGACGGTTTCGGTTCCCTCGTTGTGACGGGAATTGTATCCATGTGGCTCTTCCATGTCCTGGTCAACGTGGGTATGACAACAGGCATCATGCCGGTTACGGGGATTCCCTTGCCCTTTGTCAGCTACGGCGGTTCGGCCATGCTGACAAACCTCGTCTGTTTGGGCTTGTTGCTCAACGTTTACTGGCGTAGACAGTCGATAATGTTTTAG
- a CDS encoding flagellar brake protein — protein sequence MSQEQLNVNDLIQILIPAGSIYSGHYKSRIEDVGEDTLTLALPFKEGQLIPLHIGEHLIFYKASEHGVWVFQTIVQSRRSNPLPVIIVKKPIRADKVQRRNFYRFPITIATQYCKQEKDVEPKDWTWFKGVIRNISGGGVCLTVKEQLHVGDKILVDLPLGKDRLRVSGQVKRSLIEGEGKELAYVLGIEFLNISRGEQERVIQFIFTRQREMRSQGIQ from the coding sequence ATGAGTCAGGAACAACTAAACGTCAATGACCTCATCCAGATCCTCATCCCGGCGGGGAGTATCTATTCCGGTCATTACAAGAGCCGGATTGAGGATGTGGGAGAGGACACCCTGACGCTGGCATTGCCTTTCAAAGAGGGACAACTGATTCCGCTGCATATCGGGGAGCACCTGATCTTTTACAAGGCCAGCGAGCACGGGGTCTGGGTCTTTCAGACGATCGTGCAATCGCGCCGCTCGAACCCGCTTCCCGTGATCATCGTGAAAAAACCGATCCGCGCCGATAAGGTGCAGCGTCGCAACTTCTACCGCTTTCCCATCACCATTGCCACCCAGTACTGCAAACAAGAGAAGGATGTGGAACCCAAGGACTGGACCTGGTTCAAGGGGGTCATCCGCAACATCTCCGGCGGCGGCGTTTGCCTGACCGTTAAGGAGCAATTGCATGTGGGCGACAAGATCCTTGTGGATCTGCCTCTCGGCAAAGACCGGCTCCGCGTCAGCGGACAGGTCAAACGCTCCCTCATCGAAGGGGAGGGAAAGGAACTCGCCTACGTGTTGGGCATTGAGTTCCTGAACATCTCCCGGGGAGAACAGGAACGGGTGATTCAGTTTATCTTCACCCGACAGCGCGAGATGCGCAGCCAAGGAATCCAATAA
- a CDS encoding nucleoside kinase, translated as MNEYAANCLGLTVSSPKTGFFCRWWNRRLPLQALAWELQPEHPAPIVAVRVDNVLEDLAYVPEGDCLVEMVDMSSETGLRVYGQSLAFVLMRVARELYPGRQLEVQFSLNKGFYGELLGDQPLTEEMVDRLRERMWEVVRAAEPIDRQVVSRDEALHILEAAGRQDQADILRFRSREPMNIYTCGGYVAYSDEILVPHTGMITTYQLVHHYAGFLLRHPDQSDPYRIPPNVEQKQLAYIFRESDKWTKIVKVGDVRDLNGHIGAEKTGELIRIAEALHEKKIAQIADRIAEDPDKARLILIAGPSSSGKTTFAQRLKIQLRVNGLDPVTLSIDDYFLPRAQTPRDGAGNYDFESIDAVDCALFNDHLMKLIAGEAVEIPRYNFHTGDREFHDDMAQAGIDRPIIVEGIHGLNEKLTAAVARDHKFKIYVSALMELNLTPMNYIKTTDARCIRRIVRDHQFRSHDALRTLTMWPSVRRGEERWIFPFQEEADIMFNSALVYELAVLARYAAPLLEAISRDSKAYGEAQRLLTLLDYFRPMGDVEVPHNSILREFIGGSCFF; from the coding sequence ATGAACGAATATGCAGCCAACTGTCTGGGACTCACCGTGTCCTCTCCCAAGACAGGCTTTTTCTGTCGTTGGTGGAACCGCCGTCTGCCGCTGCAGGCGTTGGCCTGGGAACTGCAGCCCGAGCACCCGGCGCCGATTGTGGCCGTCCGTGTCGACAATGTCCTGGAGGATCTGGCCTATGTCCCCGAAGGGGACTGTCTGGTCGAGATGGTCGACATGTCCTCGGAAACGGGTCTGCGCGTCTACGGGCAGAGCCTTGCCTTCGTCTTGATGCGGGTGGCGCGCGAGTTATATCCCGGTCGTCAGTTGGAGGTCCAGTTCTCCCTGAACAAGGGCTTTTACGGGGAACTTTTGGGCGACCAACCGTTGACCGAAGAGATGGTCGACCGCTTGCGGGAACGGATGTGGGAAGTCGTCCGGGCCGCTGAACCGATCGACCGTCAGGTCGTCAGCCGTGATGAGGCGTTGCACATATTGGAAGCCGCCGGTCGCCAGGACCAGGCCGACATCCTCCGCTTTCGCAGCCGTGAACCGATGAACATCTACACCTGCGGCGGCTATGTGGCCTATAGCGACGAGATCCTGGTTCCCCATACGGGGATGATCACCACCTATCAACTGGTGCATCACTACGCCGGTTTTCTCTTGCGCCATCCGGACCAGTCCGATCCGTACCGGATCCCGCCCAATGTGGAACAGAAGCAACTGGCCTACATCTTCCGCGAGTCCGACAAATGGACCAAGATCGTCAAGGTGGGCGATGTGCGCGACCTCAATGGTCACATCGGTGCAGAGAAGACGGGGGAATTGATTCGCATCGCCGAAGCGCTTCATGAAAAGAAGATCGCCCAGATCGCCGATCGGATCGCCGAAGATCCCGATAAGGCGCGATTGATCCTGATCGCCGGTCCCTCTTCCTCGGGAAAGACAACCTTTGCCCAGCGGCTAAAGATCCAGTTGCGCGTCAATGGCCTTGATCCGGTGACCCTGTCGATCGACGACTACTTCCTGCCGCGCGCCCAGACACCGCGCGACGGTGCCGGCAACTATGACTTCGAGTCCATCGACGCCGTCGATTGCGCCCTCTTCAACGACCACTTGATGAAATTGATCGCCGGAGAGGCTGTCGAGATCCCGCGCTATAATTTCCATACGGGCGATCGGGAGTTTCACGACGATATGGCCCAAGCCGGCATCGATCGGCCCATCATTGTGGAAGGGATCCATGGTCTTAACGAAAAGTTGACGGCAGCGGTCGCCCGCGATCACAAGTTTAAGATCTATGTGAGCGCCCTCATGGAACTCAACCTGACCCCCATGAACTACATCAAGACGACCGATGCCCGCTGCATCCGCCGCATCGTCCGGGACCACCAGTTCCGTTCTCACGATGCGCTGCGGACCTTGACCATGTGGCCCTCTGTCCGCCGAGGCGAGGAACGGTGGATCTTCCCCTTTCAGGAAGAGGCGGACATCATGTTCAACTCTGCTCTCGTCTATGAACTGGCTGTCCTGGCCCGCTACGCGGCGCCGCTGCTGGAGGCCATCTCTCGCGACTCGAAGGCCTACGGAGAGGCGCAACGACTCTTGACGCTGCTCGATTATTTCCGACCGATGGGGGATGTTGAGGTTCCTCATAACTCCATCCTCCGCGAATTTATCGGCGGCAGTTGTTTTTTCTAA